One stretch of Ornithinimicrobium ciconiae DNA includes these proteins:
- a CDS encoding IS110 family RNA-guided transposase yields MGQVIIGVDPHKLSATIEVVDQQEKLLGAGRFSTDQAGYAAMRLYVKSWPDHLWAVEGANGAGRPLAQRLLEAGEHVVDVPAKLSARARLFDTGQNRKTDALDAHSIAMVAVRTEGLRVLKVDGELEALRMLADRREALTRRRVAVVNRLQALLAELLPGQAKKDITTGQAKALLASVRPRDIAGRTRRRIAAEELAELIAVEAKMKKATAELKVMVVARDSTLMDLHGVGPVVAARILADVGDIARFANRNRFASWTGTAPLDASSGEQNRHRLSRAGNRRMNHMIHIAAITQLRLDTDGRAYYRRKRTEGKKPMEALRCLKRRVSDAIYRQLVADAQRADDARLEAGPGGHCGASLLSSAAGLHPHTGTSDRPLPGPAPTTLPLTAPPRKPRPGPAPQHPRRRAGAVKVERPTGRTTLTATSAGAHSKEPIPTP; encoded by the coding sequence ATGGGACAGGTCATCATCGGGGTCGATCCCCACAAACTGTCGGCAACCATCGAGGTCGTCGACCAGCAGGAGAAGTTGCTCGGCGCGGGCCGGTTCAGCACCGACCAAGCCGGGTACGCGGCGATGCGCCTCTACGTGAAGTCGTGGCCCGATCATCTCTGGGCGGTGGAGGGCGCCAACGGTGCAGGCCGTCCGCTGGCGCAACGGTTGCTGGAGGCCGGGGAGCACGTCGTGGATGTACCCGCAAAACTCTCCGCCCGCGCGAGGTTGTTCGACACCGGGCAGAACCGCAAGACCGATGCCCTGGATGCGCATTCGATCGCGATGGTCGCGGTCCGCACCGAAGGGTTGCGGGTGCTGAAGGTCGACGGTGAACTGGAGGCGCTCCGAATGTTGGCCGATCGGCGCGAGGCACTCACCCGGCGACGAGTCGCCGTGGTGAACCGGCTGCAGGCGCTGTTGGCTGAATTGCTGCCCGGGCAGGCCAAGAAGGACATCACCACAGGTCAGGCCAAGGCACTGCTGGCCAGCGTGCGACCGCGGGACATCGCGGGCAGGACCCGTCGGCGGATCGCGGCCGAGGAGCTGGCCGAGCTGATCGCGGTGGAGGCCAAGATGAAGAAGGCCACCGCCGAGCTCAAAGTCATGGTCGTAGCACGGGACTCGACTCTGATGGACCTGCACGGTGTCGGACCCGTGGTCGCCGCGCGGATCCTGGCCGATGTCGGTGACATCGCCCGCTTCGCCAACCGGAACCGGTTCGCGTCCTGGACCGGTACCGCGCCGTTGGATGCCTCCTCCGGGGAGCAGAACCGGCACCGTCTCTCCCGGGCCGGGAACCGGCGGATGAACCACATGATCCACATCGCCGCCATCACCCAGCTGCGTCTGGACACCGACGGCCGGGCGTACTACCGGCGCAAGAGAACCGAGGGCAAGAAGCCGATGGAAGCACTGCGCTGCCTCAAACGCCGGGTCTCTGACGCCATCTATCGGCAGTTGGTCGCCGACGCTCAACGCGCCGACGACGCACGACTGGAGGCGGGTCCGGGAGGGCACTGCGGGGCGTCTTTGCTATCCAGCGCGGCCGGCTTGCACCCGCACACCGGCACTTCGGATCGGCCACTTCCCGGACCCGCACCCACGACGCTACCGCTCACCGCGCCTCCTAGAAAGCCCCGTCCGGGACCGGCTCCTCAGCACCCGCGCCGACGTGCCGGAGCCGTCAAGGTGGAGCGCCCTACCGGACGAACGACCTTGACGGCGACAAGCGCCGGCGCACACTCAAAAGAGCCGATCCCGACCCCTTGA
- the sepH gene encoding septation protein SepH: MAQLRFTAVHEDGQHLVLSTADGTELLLPVDERLRAAVRTRGPVPDTPPSQLRPRDVQAMIRAGQTADEVATVTGWPVDRIARFEAPIVAERSHVAGLARAAHVRGRSEGLVPTLESRVHGRLAARGVDIEATTWDATRPEGGSWTVLVSFVAGQRQRAASWRFEPADRTVEALDDEARWLSEDEQSLPGSAAGKELLGSHGVSEEVDLVTSLRERSRTRGRKRRTPAAPPLPGEAAVAEPAEEDVLPLEDLADPREAEQGDSAAETDKDAAAESGPETDAAGQSDTEEPVAAGASDEPAESDAQGEADGATPRPGAPKQTQPRSRRRRARGKTTGSGSGGATEGKDSPAATTEPSAPPAEEVTYDVELDFDENYEVDPTPQDATLADLFGPGDDNRYPELIDDDLDTDGFDGADSDLPLDETPLNTDRPADGEDTEPTGSHDSADSSSGAVAEADTPSDDAAEAAAADTDDASSADAEDDAGSAADAPERGESNSEPKPEAATDRSTRRKDGRPGVPSWDDIMFGAKDRK; encoded by the coding sequence ATGGCACAGCTGCGGTTCACTGCTGTCCACGAGGATGGTCAGCACCTGGTCCTGTCGACGGCGGACGGCACGGAACTGCTGCTCCCTGTCGACGAGCGCCTCCGGGCTGCGGTGCGCACACGCGGCCCCGTGCCCGACACTCCCCCCAGCCAGTTGCGTCCGCGTGACGTGCAGGCGATGATCCGCGCTGGCCAGACGGCTGATGAGGTGGCGACGGTGACCGGCTGGCCGGTCGATCGGATCGCCCGCTTCGAGGCACCGATCGTTGCCGAGCGCAGCCACGTCGCGGGGCTGGCCCGTGCGGCGCACGTGCGGGGTCGCAGCGAGGGTCTGGTCCCGACCCTGGAGTCCCGGGTGCACGGCCGCCTGGCGGCTCGCGGGGTGGACATCGAGGCCACCACCTGGGACGCGACCCGACCCGAGGGTGGCAGCTGGACCGTCTTGGTCAGTTTTGTGGCGGGGCAGCGGCAGCGTGCTGCGTCCTGGCGCTTCGAGCCGGCTGACCGCACCGTTGAGGCACTGGACGACGAGGCGCGCTGGCTGAGCGAGGACGAGCAGTCGCTGCCGGGCAGCGCCGCCGGCAAGGAGCTGCTGGGCAGCCACGGTGTCAGCGAGGAGGTGGACCTGGTCACCAGCCTGCGGGAGCGCAGCCGCACCCGTGGACGCAAGCGCCGCACGCCCGCAGCCCCGCCCCTGCCGGGTGAGGCCGCGGTGGCCGAGCCGGCTGAGGAGGACGTCCTCCCGCTGGAGGACCTCGCCGACCCGCGCGAGGCGGAGCAGGGGGACTCAGCCGCGGAAACCGATAAGGACGCCGCCGCAGAGTCCGGCCCTGAGACGGACGCAGCTGGGCAGAGTGATACCGAGGAGCCTGTCGCCGCCGGCGCCAGCGACGAGCCGGCCGAGTCCGACGCCCAGGGCGAGGCCGACGGCGCCACCCCGCGTCCCGGCGCTCCCAAGCAGACGCAGCCGCGGTCGCGTCGGCGCCGTGCACGGGGCAAGACCACTGGTAGCGGATCGGGAGGCGCCACCGAGGGGAAGGACTCCCCCGCCGCCACAACTGAGCCGTCGGCTCCCCCTGCGGAGGAGGTCACGTATGACGTCGAGCTGGACTTCGACGAAAACTACGAGGTGGACCCGACGCCGCAGGACGCGACCCTGGCGGACCTCTTCGGTCCCGGGGATGACAACAGGTATCCCGAGTTGATCGACGACGACCTCGACACCGACGGCTTCGACGGCGCCGACTCTGACCTGCCTCTCGACGAGACGCCCCTCAACACCGACCGTCCGGCCGACGGAGAGGACACGGAGCCCACCGGCTCCCACGACTCGGCGGATTCCTCGTCCGGCGCTGTGGCCGAGGCGGACACACCGTCTGATGACGCTGCGGAGGCGGCTGCGGCCGACACGGACGACGCCTCCTCCGCCGACGCAGAGGATGATGCTGGGTCAGCGGCTGACGCACCGGAGCGTGGCGAGTCCAACTCTGAGCCCAAGCCTGAGGCGGCCACCGATCGCTCCACACGGCGCAAGGACGGCCGACCCGGAGTTCCCAGCTGGGACGACATCATGTTTGGCGCCAAGGACCGCAAGTAG
- a CDS encoding trimeric intracellular cation channel family protein, with translation MVTQDLDLQLLLDVLGVFVFALSGGLVAVRKGLDLIGIVVLAWLAGLGGGIIRDVFIGDLPPVGISDWRLLVTALAAGLGTFLWYSRFRSLVVSWSETRLRGLVGRSVRILDACGLSLFAVSGSLKALEHNTGAMAAVFLGVITAVGGGVLRDVLAGEVPEVLRRELYAVPALVGASLVVLADWQGFLTPVLVWAAVALVFVIRMTAVLLDLNAPTALRTTGEPS, from the coding sequence ATGGTGACCCAGGACCTTGACCTCCAACTGCTGCTCGACGTGCTCGGGGTCTTTGTCTTTGCCCTTTCCGGCGGCCTCGTGGCGGTCCGCAAGGGCCTGGATCTCATCGGGATCGTCGTCCTCGCCTGGCTCGCCGGCCTCGGCGGCGGCATCATCCGCGACGTCTTCATCGGCGATCTGCCGCCGGTCGGCATCAGCGACTGGCGCCTGCTGGTGACCGCCCTCGCCGCCGGCCTGGGCACCTTCCTCTGGTACAGCCGGTTCCGCAGCCTGGTCGTCTCCTGGTCCGAGACCCGCCTGCGCGGGCTGGTGGGCCGCTCCGTGCGCATCCTCGACGCCTGCGGCCTCAGCCTGTTTGCCGTCAGCGGCTCCCTCAAGGCGCTCGAGCACAACACCGGGGCGATGGCCGCCGTCTTCCTCGGGGTGATCACCGCCGTGGGCGGTGGTGTGCTGCGTGACGTCCTGGCTGGCGAGGTCCCCGAGGTGCTGCGCCGCGAGCTGTATGCCGTGCCCGCCCTGGTGGGTGCCTCTCTCGTCGTCCTCGCCGACTGGCAGGGTTTCCTCACCCCGGTCCTCGTCTGGGCCGCTGTCGCACTGGTCTTTGTCATCCGGATGACGGCCGTGCTCCTTGATCTCAACGCACCAACCGCACTGCGCACGACAGGAGAGCCATCATGA
- a CDS encoding ferrochelatase: MSNPIADPADPGQETSGQEGADQRLSGAGAPAQESAYETESLAELERDVELDSTAETEPYDAVVLVSFGGPEAPEEVMPFLRRVTRGRGIPDDRLADVAEHYQAFGGKSPINDQNRALLAALGEEFARREISTPLLWGNRNSEPFLTDTLRGAAGEGMTRFLAVTTSAYSSYSSCRQYREDIAESIAELTEEGTPVRVDKIRQYWNHPGFASTNARLVTEAARQVRDRTGALPHLVYVTHSIPDAMDDTSGPGDGEGNVYSAQHQALSQAITEEARATLGQGLTGELTYCSRSGPPTQPWLEPDVNDRLRELAQEGVTHVVMAPIGFVSDHMEVIFDLDTEAQETAAEVGIEVLRVPTVGIDPQFVSGLADLVLERAAEARDETPQRPVWPAAEPWPSVCRPGCCPNLRVAKPAACGAD, translated from the coding sequence ATGAGCAACCCGATCGCCGACCCCGCCGACCCCGGCCAGGAGACCTCCGGGCAGGAGGGAGCCGACCAGCGCCTTAGTGGTGCCGGTGCACCCGCGCAGGAGTCGGCATACGAGACCGAGTCCCTGGCCGAGCTGGAGCGGGACGTGGAGTTGGACAGCACGGCGGAGACCGAGCCCTATGACGCGGTCGTGCTGGTCTCCTTCGGTGGCCCCGAGGCGCCCGAGGAGGTGATGCCCTTCCTGCGTCGGGTGACCCGGGGACGGGGCATCCCCGACGACCGGCTGGCCGACGTCGCCGAGCACTATCAGGCGTTCGGCGGCAAGAGCCCCATCAACGACCAGAACCGGGCCTTGCTGGCCGCGCTGGGCGAGGAGTTCGCCCGACGCGAGATCTCCACGCCGCTGCTGTGGGGCAACCGCAACTCCGAGCCCTTCCTGACCGACACGCTGCGCGGGGCCGCGGGGGAGGGGATGACCCGTTTCCTGGCGGTGACCACCAGCGCCTACTCCTCCTACAGCTCGTGCCGGCAGTACCGCGAGGACATCGCCGAGTCGATCGCCGAGCTGACCGAGGAGGGGACGCCGGTGCGGGTCGACAAGATCCGGCAGTACTGGAACCACCCCGGCTTTGCCTCGACCAACGCCCGCCTGGTCACCGAGGCAGCCCGGCAGGTGCGGGACCGCACCGGTGCCCTGCCGCACCTGGTCTATGTCACCCACTCCATCCCTGACGCGATGGACGACACCTCCGGTCCCGGTGACGGTGAGGGCAATGTCTACAGCGCCCAGCACCAGGCGCTGTCGCAGGCCATCACGGAGGAGGCGCGAGCCACCCTCGGGCAGGGCCTGACCGGTGAACTGACCTACTGCTCCCGCTCCGGACCGCCCACCCAGCCGTGGCTGGAGCCGGACGTCAACGACCGTCTCCGCGAGCTGGCCCAGGAGGGCGTGACGCACGTCGTCATGGCCCCGATCGGCTTTGTCTCCGACCACATGGAGGTGATCTTCGACCTGGACACCGAGGCGCAGGAGACCGCCGCCGAGGTGGGCATCGAGGTGCTGCGCGTGCCGACCGTCGGGATCGACCCGCAGTTTGTCTCCGGCCTGGCCGACCTGGTGTTGGAGCGCGCCGCCGAGGCCCGCGACGAGACGCCGCAGCGCCCGGTCTGGCCGGCTGCCGAGCCGTGGCCGTCGGTGTGCCGTCCGGGGTGCTGCCCCAACCTGCGGGTCGCCAAACCTGCGGCGTGCGGTGCGGACTGA
- a CDS encoding DUF4193 domain-containing protein translates to MATDYDAPRKSEDDINEDSLEELKARRADKSSSSVDVDETEQAEGFELPGADLSGEELSVRVLPRQADEFTCSRCFLVHHRSQLAKEVGGLPVCTECAA, encoded by the coding sequence ATGGCAACTGACTACGACGCCCCTCGCAAGTCTGAAGACGACATCAATGAGGACTCTCTAGAGGAGCTGAAGGCGCGGCGGGCGGACAAGAGCTCATCCAGTGTCGACGTCGACGAGACGGAGCAGGCTGAGGGCTTCGAGCTCCCCGGGGCAGACCTGTCAGGTGAAGAGCTGTCGGTGCGGGTGCTCCCGCGCCAGGCAGACGAGTTCACCTGCTCGCGCTGCTTCCTGGTGCACCACCGCAGCCAGCTCGCTAAGGAGGTCGGTGGACTGCCCGTCTGCACCGAGTGCGCGGCCTGA
- the dut gene encoding dUTP diphosphatase — protein MTTHEVPVLLHRLDDALPVPGRAHPGDAGVDLHARQDVTLEPGQRALVGTGIAIALPDGYAAFTHPRSGLAARHGITIVNAPGTVDAGYRGEILINLLNTDSTEPFTVRRGDRIAQLIVQPVSVVAFTEVTALPGSDRGTSGHGGSGGFGAGAPATDETTTSGFTTRASTLTEKD, from the coding sequence GTGACCACCCATGAGGTTCCGGTGCTGCTGCACCGGCTCGACGACGCCCTGCCGGTCCCCGGCAGGGCGCACCCGGGTGACGCCGGTGTCGACCTGCACGCCCGACAGGACGTGACCTTAGAGCCCGGACAGCGGGCCCTGGTCGGCACTGGGATCGCGATCGCCCTCCCCGACGGGTACGCCGCGTTCACCCACCCCCGCTCCGGCCTCGCCGCACGGCACGGGATCACCATCGTCAACGCGCCCGGCACCGTGGACGCCGGCTATCGCGGGGAGATCCTGATCAACCTGCTCAACACCGACAGCACCGAGCCGTTCACCGTCCGCCGCGGCGACCGGATCGCCCAGCTGATCGTGCAACCGGTCTCCGTGGTGGCCTTCACCGAGGTGACCGCGCTGCCCGGCAGCGACCGGGGGACGAGCGGGCACGGAGGATCTGGTGGCTTCGGGGCCGGGGCGCCAGCCACCGACGAGACGACGACCAGCGGGTTCACCACTCGCGCATCCACCCTGACTGAGAAGGACTGA
- a CDS encoding DUF3710 domain-containing protein, with translation MGIFGRKKKETAEAVEEITPVELEGEPGVDRPWEREHDGPFDVAERDSLSGRLDLGALRVPAVPGMEMRLDVDKKSSAITGVTCTIQGSKLQLQAFAAPRREGLWDEIRKGLAEGITGAGGASQIDPDGVMGKELVARMRTQDANGRAAVAHNRFIGVDGPRWFLRAVINGPAATDAAQLAVVRKFLRAVVVDRGDDPRPPREVLTLTAPKGVIEEATKRRAAERAAAAAKGVAAATGAGAAGAATAGAPAAGAPATGPAPTGAPAADAAAGSPAETADQGPDNGTTPED, from the coding sequence GTGGGCATCTTCGGCCGCAAGAAGAAGGAGACCGCTGAGGCGGTGGAGGAGATCACTCCTGTCGAGTTGGAGGGCGAGCCCGGTGTCGACCGGCCGTGGGAGCGTGAGCACGACGGCCCCTTCGACGTCGCCGAACGGGACAGCCTGAGCGGTCGTCTCGACCTGGGGGCCCTGCGGGTCCCGGCCGTCCCCGGCATGGAGATGCGTCTCGACGTCGACAAGAAGTCCTCCGCGATCACCGGCGTGACCTGCACCATCCAGGGGTCCAAGCTGCAGCTGCAGGCGTTTGCGGCGCCCCGCCGCGAGGGCCTGTGGGACGAGATCCGCAAGGGCCTGGCCGAGGGCATCACCGGTGCCGGTGGCGCCTCCCAGATCGACCCGGACGGCGTCATGGGCAAGGAGCTCGTGGCGCGCATGCGGACCCAGGACGCCAACGGCCGGGCAGCCGTCGCGCACAACCGGTTCATCGGTGTCGACGGACCCCGCTGGTTCCTGCGCGCCGTGATCAATGGACCGGCTGCGACCGACGCCGCCCAGCTGGCTGTGGTGCGCAAGTTCCTGCGCGCCGTGGTCGTCGACCGCGGCGATGACCCGCGCCCCCCGCGTGAGGTGCTGACTCTGACCGCGCCCAAGGGTGTGATCGAGGAGGCCACCAAGCGCCGTGCTGCTGAGCGGGCTGCTGCCGCGGCCAAGGGCGTCGCCGCCGCGACCGGGGCCGGTGCTGCCGGTGCTGCGACGGCCGGTGCTCCTGCAGCCGGTGCTCCTGCCACGGGTCCCGCCCCGACCGGTGCCCCCGCTGCTGATGCTGCCGCGGGTAGCCCGGCCGAGACCGCGGACCAGGGACCGGACAACGGGACGACCCCGGAGGACTGA
- a CDS encoding OB-fold nucleic acid binding domain-containing protein: MGLRSVLDDLAQGQSELEAKELTIECARPGCTRISDLQVRAEATVTGTVHSIAVLPAEKAPELRVELYDGTGILDVIWMGRRSIEGIRPGAYLTVTGRVTLADGRRTIFNPGYEMLPSHV, translated from the coding sequence ATGGGCCTGCGCAGCGTGCTCGACGACCTGGCACAGGGCCAGTCCGAGCTGGAGGCCAAGGAGCTGACGATCGAGTGCGCCCGACCCGGCTGCACCCGCATCAGCGACCTGCAGGTGCGCGCCGAGGCCACGGTCACCGGGACGGTGCACAGCATCGCCGTGCTCCCCGCGGAGAAGGCCCCCGAGCTGCGTGTCGAGTTGTATGACGGCACCGGGATCCTCGACGTGATCTGGATGGGCCGCCGCTCGATCGAGGGGATCCGACCCGGGGCCTACCTGACGGTGACCGGACGGGTGACGCTGGCCGACGGCCGCCGGACCATCTTCAACCCGGGCTACGAGATGCTGCCCAGCCATGTCTGA
- a CDS encoding DUF3159 domain-containing protein, which translates to MSEQPAPGAGQTPGPEHEVEVEQTVEQVIRQRVSDVLGGWYGSLETALPTVAFVIMWLVRDEVRPALLAAGGVAIILLGIRLRIGGSVRFVVTSMFATAIAAFFALRTGDAEDAFLPGILTSMAYGVGTLISIIAKWPAVGFIVAAGDPQFAERPSAWRQDSAMVRVCSRLTWVMVALFAVRVAIMLPLYLAEQVAWLGVAKIALGWPAYLAAIVIMGLMLATGSTPVTEDAHAGRDAPPQ; encoded by the coding sequence ATGTCTGAGCAGCCGGCGCCCGGAGCGGGCCAGACACCTGGACCTGAGCATGAGGTGGAGGTCGAGCAGACCGTTGAGCAGGTGATCCGCCAGCGGGTCTCGGACGTGCTGGGCGGCTGGTACGGCTCGCTGGAGACCGCCTTGCCGACGGTAGCCTTCGTCATCATGTGGCTGGTGCGTGACGAGGTCCGTCCAGCACTGCTGGCCGCCGGAGGTGTGGCGATCATCCTGCTGGGGATCCGGCTGCGCATCGGTGGCTCCGTGCGCTTTGTCGTCACCTCGATGTTCGCGACGGCGATCGCGGCCTTCTTTGCGCTGCGCACCGGAGATGCGGAGGACGCCTTCCTGCCGGGCATCCTGACGTCGATGGCCTATGGCGTGGGCACCCTGATCTCGATCATCGCCAAGTGGCCCGCGGTCGGTTTTATCGTCGCCGCCGGCGACCCACAGTTTGCCGAGCGTCCCAGCGCCTGGCGCCAGGACAGCGCCATGGTCCGGGTCTGCTCGCGGCTGACCTGGGTGATGGTCGCCCTCTTTGCCGTGCGCGTGGCGATCATGCTGCCCCTCTATCTCGCCGAGCAGGTCGCCTGGCTCGGCGTCGCCAAGATCGCGCTCGGGTGGCCCGCCTATCTGGCCGCCATCGTGATCATGGGGCTGATGCTCGCCACCGGCAGCACACCGGTCACCGAGGACGCGCACGCCGGGCGGGACGCACCACCGCAGTAG
- a CDS encoding class I SAM-dependent RNA methyltransferase: protein MTAGADELVVGASVEVEVGPVAHGGHCVARHHGQVLFVRHTLPGERVRAVVTEIGPRGRFLRADAVEVLEAAPGRVERPCPWSGPGLCGGCDWQHVDLTAQRALKRAVILEQFSRLADLDLTAHLGREVEVEAVPGDRDGLGWRTRVEFAVDQDGRPGLRRHRSHDIVPVDTCLIADPRVLGTGVLETIHPGSTAVDVIVPSVGEPVVVEVPDGPVPVVRERVALSALTPPVGDLELEVSARGFWQVHPGAARTFVSTVLDWLAPQPGERALDLYAGVGVFAAALARRVGPQGMVTAIEGDRVATEHARDNLAASGWVEVVRDRVDRATRRLVRAGSTVDLVVLDPPRTGAGRQVCRDLAALRPRAIGYVACDPAALARDVGYLAEQGYTLTDLRAFDAFPMTHHMELVAVLHPTP, encoded by the coding sequence ATGACGGCAGGAGCGGACGAGCTGGTCGTCGGCGCGAGCGTCGAGGTGGAGGTCGGTCCGGTGGCCCACGGCGGGCACTGCGTCGCCCGGCACCACGGGCAGGTCCTCTTTGTGCGGCACACGCTGCCCGGTGAGCGGGTGCGGGCGGTGGTCACCGAGATCGGTCCCCGGGGCCGGTTCCTGCGTGCTGACGCCGTCGAGGTGCTCGAGGCGGCACCGGGGCGGGTCGAGCGTCCCTGCCCGTGGTCCGGTCCGGGACTGTGCGGGGGCTGCGACTGGCAGCACGTGGACCTGACCGCGCAGCGGGCGCTGAAGCGTGCTGTGATCCTCGAGCAGTTCTCCCGCCTCGCCGACCTGGACCTGACCGCGCACCTGGGACGTGAGGTTGAGGTTGAGGCGGTGCCCGGCGACCGGGACGGCCTGGGCTGGCGCACCCGGGTCGAGTTCGCTGTCGACCAGGACGGCCGGCCCGGTCTGCGGCGGCACCGCTCCCACGACATCGTGCCCGTCGACACCTGCCTGATCGCCGACCCCCGGGTGCTGGGCACCGGCGTGCTGGAGACGATCCATCCCGGGTCCACCGCCGTCGACGTCATCGTGCCGTCGGTCGGCGAGCCGGTCGTCGTCGAGGTGCCGGACGGTCCCGTCCCTGTGGTCCGTGAGCGGGTCGCCCTCTCCGCCCTGACCCCGCCCGTGGGCGATCTCGAGCTTGAGGTGTCGGCCCGCGGATTCTGGCAGGTGCACCCCGGAGCCGCCCGCACCTTCGTGAGCACCGTGCTGGACTGGTTGGCACCGCAGCCCGGAGAGCGTGCCCTCGACCTGTATGCCGGCGTGGGTGTCTTCGCCGCCGCCCTCGCCCGGCGCGTCGGGCCGCAGGGGATGGTCACCGCCATCGAGGGAGACCGCGTCGCCACCGAGCACGCCCGGGACAATCTGGCCGCCTCCGGGTGGGTCGAGGTCGTGCGGGACCGGGTCGACCGTGCCACGCGCCGCCTGGTGCGGGCCGGCTCGACCGTCGACCTGGTGGTGCTGGATCCGCCGCGCACCGGCGCCGGACGTCAGGTGTGCCGGGATCTCGCGGCCCTTCGTCCCCGGGCGATCGGCTATGTGGCCTGCGACCCGGCGGCGCTGGCCCGCGATGTTGGCTATCTGGCCGAGCAGGGCTACACGCTGACGGATCTGCGGGCCTTTGACGCCTTCCCGATGACGCACCACATGGAGCTCGTGGCGGTCCTGCACCCGACGCCGTGA